Proteins from a single region of Harmonia axyridis chromosome 4, icHarAxyr1.1, whole genome shotgun sequence:
- the LOC123677862 gene encoding uncharacterized protein LOC123677862, which produces MRGPIEKNNYPKVSDHLYNGAILTYIGGVLFMISFCSPYWVKSYTETFSSFKNMGIWQYCFDEFRYPLFQFDKLFNGCHHVFSKEYHAIREWLLPGWLLAVQAFMTMSFLLSFGAQAIMALQVVRFPLRLVLRYEWIISSINFGMITTTTVFMFLSFLIFGCSYTRRDWLMYPNFNFLTWGYWLGVISLLFHALAAVSLYKEARLSYELKQESKNLIMQMQPNPQHRLGWSIY; this is translated from the exons ATGCGTGGACcgatagaaaaaaataattatcccAAAGTCTCAG ATCATTTATACAATGGAGCAATTTTAACATACATAGGAGGTGTATTGTTTATGATTTCATTTTGCAG ccCCTACTGGGTAAAATCATATACAGAAACATTTTCAAGTTTCAAAAATATGGGAATTTGGCAGTATTGTTTCGATGAATTCAGATACccattatttcaatttgataaatTGTTCAATGGTTGCCATCATGTATTCAGCAAGGAGTATCATGCAATTCGTGAGTGGTTACTTCCTGGATGGCTTCTAGCAGTTCAGGCTTTCATGACAATGTCTTTTTTGTTGAGTTTTGGAGCTCAAGCAATCATGGCATTACAAGTTGTAAGGTTTCCTTTGAGATTAGTGTTACGATATGAATGGATAATATCTTCCATCAATTTTGGAATGATAACTACTACAA cggTCTTTATGTTCTTATCCTTTCTCATTTTTGGATGCTCATACACAAGACGAGATTGGTTGATGTACCcaaacttcaattttttgacTTGGGGCTATTGGCTTGGagtaatttcattattattccatGCTCTTGCAGCAGTATCACTTTATAAGGAAGCAAGATTGAGTTATGAATTGAAACAAGAGTCTAAAAACTTAATTATGCAAATGCAGCCTAATCCTCAGCACAGGCTGGGATGGTCTATATATTGA
- the LOC123677863 gene encoding uncharacterized protein LOC123677863 yields MVEYRRSEGKRRSLAGNVGLGFFAFSFILIFIAFCTTSWLVSDRRITGANMNRLGLWTHCFRSLNNPYNKDQFFVGCRWLYDPFTSGYDEIRGLLAPGFMITTQIFFTFCFLAGLVCAILSLLYFLCWGPEQDHFTTLVQLNSYILLAGGLSGGIAVVVFAIFGNRNGWMPGHENNFFGYSFVLACVGSVSMLIAASLFLTDLYIHKKKKKELKESQSRFNLEARG; encoded by the exons ATGGTGGAGTATAGACGTTCAGAG GGAAAGAGGAGGAGTTTAGCTGGCAATGTAGGACTTGGTTTCTTCGCTTTCTCCTTCATACTGATATTCATTGCCTTTTGTACGACAAGCTGGCTTGTCTCTGATAGGAGAATAACAGGTGCCAATATGAACCGACTAGGCCTTTGGACACATTGTTTCAGATCCTTGAACAATCCTTACAATAAAGACCAGTTTTTTGTTGGATGTAGATGGCTCTATGATCCCTTCACTTCAGGTTATGACGAGATACGAGGACTTTTGGCACCAGGCTTCATGATAACGACTCaaatatttttcacattttgtttCTTAGCAGGTTTGGTTTGTGCAATTTTGAGTTTATTATATTTCTTGTGCTGGGGGCCAGAGCAAGACCATTTCACCACACTGGTACAATTGAATTCTTACATACTGTTAGCAGGAGGTTTAAGTGGTGGTATAGCAGTAGTAGTTTTTGCAATATTTGGCAATAGAAATGGCTGGATGCCTGGCCatgaaaataacttttttggTTACTCTTTTGTATTAGCTTGTGTAGGAAGTGTTTCTATGTTAATCGCAGCATCACTTTTCCTAACTGACttgtatattcataaaaaaaagaagaaggagcTCAAAGAATCTCAGTCAAGGTTTAACCTAGAAGCTAGAGGCTAG
- the LOC123677864 gene encoding uncharacterized protein LOC123677864 produces MAMKNRTGLAAIITTVAAFIFIIIAFCTPYWLQNDEKIDNPQFIKIGLWEVCFVNFEDFRHQYDYKFTGCWWVFEEEYYIIHDFLLPGFYIATQFFFTLCTTLLLVGVFLTWMYCFCSRNHDKYILLLLSNGSNLVLAGVFGVIACIIFGINGDRRDWMPNWQHNSLGFSFAFACIGSLLLFPAGALFLIEARRAKYRRLRSSYPPSQYSVEMPKPSHTDI; encoded by the exons ATGGCAATGAAAAACAGAACAGGCCTTGCTGCTATTATTACAACTGTAGCTGCTttcatatttataataattgcaTTCTGCACTCCGTATTGGTTGCAGAATGACGAAAAAATAGATAATCCGCAATTCATAAAAATAG GATTATGGGAAGTTTGCTTTGTGAACTTTGAGGATTTCCGTCACCAATATGATTATAAATTTACGGGATGTTGGTGGGTCTTCGAAGAAGAATACTATATCATACACGACTTTCTTCTTCCTGGATTTTATATTGCAACTCAATTTTTCTTCACTCTATGCACTACATTACTTCTGGTGGGTGTATTTTTGACATGGATGTATTGTTTCTGTAGTAGAAACCATGATAAATATATACTCCTTCTTCTGAGCAATGGTTCTAATTTAGTTCTGGCCGGTGTTTTTGGAGTGATTGCCTGTATTATATTTGGAATTAATGGAGACAGAAGGGATTGGATGCCCAATTGGCAACACAATAGTCTAGGGTTTTCATTTGCATTTGCTTGCATTGGTTCTCTGCTATTGTTTCCAGCAGGAGCTCTGTTTTTAATTGAAGCTAGAAGGGCTAAATATAGGCGGTTGAGGTCAAGTTACCCTCCATCACAATATAGTGTAGAAATGCCTAAACCTTCACATACAGATATCTGA
- the LOC123677910 gene encoding NADH dehydrogenase [ubiquinone] 1 alpha subcomplex subunit 2 — translation MSRFASRLKELRIHLCQTGVASKGVREFIEQHYVPLKKANPKFPILIRECSGVQPKVWARYEKGVEQSISLKDLSASEVLSKIESLSK, via the exons aTGTCACGATTTGCATCAAGATTAAAGGAATTGAGAATCCATTTATGTCAAACAGGTGTAGCTAGTAAGGGAGTGAG GGAATTTATCGAACAACATTACGTTCCTCTGAAAAAGGCCAATCCCAAATTTCCAATTTTAATTCGTGAATGTTCTGGGGTGCAGCCTAAAGTATGGGCAAGATATG aaaaaGGTGTTGAGCAAAGTATTTCATTGAAGGATCTCAGTGCAAGTGAAGTGTTATCCAAAATTGAGAGTCTttccaaataa